From the Quercus lobata isolate SW786 chromosome 6, ValleyOak3.0 Primary Assembly, whole genome shotgun sequence genome, one window contains:
- the LOC115949696 gene encoding uncharacterized protein LOC115949696 yields the protein MENKKDTQKVKDTKTNFRWSQPMHNLLLEILANKALHGNKQSNTFKHASYAKVAKAITEKFMTECTPKHVEHRFKTLKTNWNTIALLRNKKSGFGWNDDLKMITCDRTVYDEEAHPNHAQFLNKKIEMFDEMALVVGKDMATGGFSKGVGDIGVEALDDSPPLVDADVDDISKKKQVDPSHVASNETRSHRKRSHATMIEDAVYQDLSLQLGKVAFAIEKISENQLNFGSLYEEVMKMDGFEENMLASAFDHLNGDEKRARPFMLKNDKLYRQWLQNFFDNYLSQF from the exons AAAAGGTCAAGGACACCAAGACCAACTTCAGGTGGTCACAACCAATGCATAATTTATTACTTGAGATACTTGCAAATAAGGCTCTTCATGGAAACAAGCAATCCAACACATTTAAACATGCGTCATATGCTAAAGTAGCTAAAGCAATTACTGAGAAATTTATGACTGAATGTACTCCAAAGCATGTGGAACATCGCTTTAAAACACTTAAAACCAATTGGAATACAATTGCATTACTTCGTAATAAGAAAAGCGGGTTTGGATGGAATGATGATTTGAAAATGATCACCTGTGATAGAACAGTGTATGATGAAGAA GCACATCCAAATCATGCAcaatttctaaacaaaaaaattgagatgtTTGATGAGATGGCTTTGGTTGTGGGTAAGGATATGGCTACAGGAGGTTTTTCCAAGGGAGTAGGTGATATAGGTGTAGAAGCATTGGATGACTCACCTCCGCTTGTTGATGCTGATGTTGATGACATATCCAAAAAGAAGCAAGTGGATCCCTCACATGTGGCCTCAAATGAAACAAGGTCTCACAGGAAACGAAGTCATGCTACTATGATTGAAGATGCTGTTTACCAAGATTTGTCCCTACAACTTGGTAAGGTTGCTTTTGCAATAGAAAAGATTTCTGAAAATCAACTAAATTTTGGTAGTCTTTATGAAGAAGTTATGAAGATGGatggatttgaagaaaatatgcTTGCATCCGCATTTGACCATTTGAATGGGGATGAAAAACGAGCAAGGCCATTCATGTTGAAAAATGACAAGCTCTATAGACAATGGCTACAGAACTTCTTTGACAACTATTTAAGCCAATTTTGA